In one Silene latifolia isolate original U9 population chromosome 10, ASM4854445v1, whole genome shotgun sequence genomic region, the following are encoded:
- the LOC141608416 gene encoding 2-alkenal reductase (NADP(+)-dependent)-like: protein MSIVELPEDSNDNTSILLKNLYLSCDPYMRSRMTKHDRPTYVDSFTPGTPITGYGVSKVLESRHPKYQKGDLVWGFTGWEEYTLITSPQQAHMFFKIEHKDVPLSYYTGILGMAGMTAYAGFYEVGAPKEGDRVFVSAASGAVGQLVGQFAKLAGCYVVGSAGIAKRRYVDLLKNKFGFDEAFNYKEEDDLDAALRRCFPEGIDIYFENVGGKMLDAVLVNMRLHGRIPVCGLISQYNLVEPEGVHNLFCLITKRIRMEGFLVFDYYHLYQKYLEMILPQIKEGKISYVEDVVEGLESAHSALLGLFSGKNVGKQLVVVARE from the exons ATGTCAATCGTTGA ACTTCCAGAAGATTCGAATGATAATACTAGTATTCTTCTTAAGAATCTTTACTTGTCATGTGACCCCTACATGAGAAGTCGTATGACCAAACATGATCGTCCTACTTATGTTGATTCCTTCACTCCCGGAACG CCTATTACGGGTTATGGAGTGTCCAAAGTGCTGGAATCCCGTCATCCAAAGTACCAGAAAGGTGACCTCGTATGGGGATTTACTGGATGGGAAGAGTACACTCTTATCACATCACCGCAGCAGGCACATATGTTTTTCAAAATTGAGCATAAAGACGTTCCTCTTTCGTATTACACAGGGATTCTAG GCATGGCCGGTATGACGGCCTATGCTGGTTTTTATGAGGTTGGAGCACCTAAAGAGGGAGACCGAGTGTTTGTGTCTGCTGCATCTGGGGCAGTCGGGCAGCTGGTTGGACAGTTTGCAAAATTAGCTGGTTGCTATGTTGTTGGAAGCGCTGGTATAGCCAAGAGAAGGTAT GTTGATCTTTTGAAAAACAAATTTGGATTTGACGAGGCCTTCAACTATAAGGAAGAGGATGATTTGGATGCAGCATTAAGGAG GTGTTTCCCCGAGGGCATCGACATTTATTTCGAGAATGTTGGAGGAAAGATGCTTGATGCTGTTTTGGTGAATATGAGACTCCATGGTCGTATTCCAGTGTGTGGATTAATCTCACAGTACAATCTCGTGGAGCCTGAAGGAGTCCACAATCTATTTTGCCTGATTACAAAACGTATCCGAATGGAGGGATTCCTGGTCTTCGATTACTACCATCTTTACCAAAAGTACCTAGAAATGATCTTACCACAGATCAAGGAGGGCAAGATTTCATATGTGGAAGATGTTGTTGAAGGTTTAGAAAGTGCTCATTCGGCTTTGCTTGGTCTTTTCTCTGGCAAAAATGTTGGCAAGCAACTCGTTGTCGTTGCTCGTGAGTAA